The following coding sequences lie in one Maniola jurtina chromosome 11, ilManJurt1.1, whole genome shotgun sequence genomic window:
- the LOC123869487 gene encoding uncharacterized protein LOC123869487 has protein sequence MACHDPDTILKAVRVVPEFDGNPHVLPRFISICDQLVSHYIGTEPGSELTNLSLINCILNKVTGPAARFINSNGISDNWIGIRTALINNFSDQRDETALYNDLALATQGNSTPQEYYERCQTLFSTIMTYVVLHETLPSTVEAKRALYKKLTMQAYVRGLKEPLGSRIRCMRPDSIEKALEFVQEELNATYMQSRNESFNDRKHATPKPLTANPMVFPSPIPKAFHSSPFVPPMQKQVPLQPQQQQPLPWRQNQVGQPNQHHPTRTQQMFRAPPPNYNPKSNLFRLPPRNQNQFQKPMSGVVNYTPKQLPPTNFYNRGFTPQLNNYPRETNVHEFNFHENYYDDYPDYYFDPEPYDYYATYTDDPDNYGDVDPDSNPYYDATNEIPHPEYDEKPSTSKSQSDFQKAPRLKRPK, from the coding sequence ATGGCGTGTCACGACCCCGACACTATACTTAAGGCCGTACGCGTAGTTCCCGAATTCGACGGGAACCCGCACGTTCTACCTAGATTTATAAGCATTTGTGATCAGTTAGTGAGTCACTACATAGGAACCGAACCCGGGTCCGAACTCACTAACCTAAGTCTAATCAATTGCATCCTCAACAAGGTCACCGGTCCGGCGGCGAGGTTCATAAATTCAAATGGTATCTCAGACAACTGGATAGGAATTAGGACAGCCCTAATTAATAACTTCTCCGATCAACGCGACGAGACCGCGCTTTACAATGATTTAGCTTTAGCGACACAAGGGAATAGTACTCCACAAGAGTACTATGAACGATGCCAGACATTATTTAGTACGATTATGACCTACGTAGTACTTCATGAGACACTTCCCTCAACGGTAGAGGCGAAACGCGCTCTTTATAAAAAGTTAACTATGCAGGCTTACGTACGCGGATTAAAAGAGCCTCTCGGCTCCCGGATTCGCTGCATGCGTCCTGACAGTATAGAAAAAGCCCTAGAATTCGTACAAGAAGAATTGAATGCTACCTATATGCAAAGTAGGAATGAATCATTTAACGACAGAAAACACGCGACACCGAAGCCGCTTACCGCGAACCCTATGGTGTTCCCATCACCAATACCAAAAGCATTCCATTCTTCTCCATTTGTGCCTCCAATGCAGAAGCAGGTTCCCCTGCAGCCACAACAGCAGCAACCGCTGCCTTGGAGACAAAACCAGGTAGGTCAGCCGAATCAACATCATCCGACTCGCACGCAACAAATGTTCCGTGCGCCGCCACCTAATTATAACCCTAAgagtaatttatttagacttcCCCCTAGGAAccaaaatcagttccaaaagcCCATGAGTGGAGTTGTTAATTATACACCTAAACAACTACCACCCACGAACTTTTATAACCGTGGATTTACGCCACAGTTAAACAACTATCCCCGGGAAACGAACGTCCATGAGTTTAATTTCCATGAAAACTACTACGACGACTACCCTGACTATTATTTCGACCCAGAACCATACGACTATTACGCTACATACACCGACGATCCCGACAACTACGGTGACGTTGACCCCGATAGTAACCCATACTATGACGCAACTAACGAGATTCCACATCCAGAATATGACGAAAAACCTTCGACGAGTAAATCCCAGTcggattttcaaaaagcccCCAGATTAAAAAGACCAAAATAG